A single region of the Cronobacter condimenti 1330 genome encodes:
- the menD gene encoding 2-succinyl-5-enolpyruvyl-6-hydroxy-3-cyclohexene-1-carboxylic-acid synthase, with translation MSTSTFNRRWAAVILEALSRHGVRHLCIAPGSRSTPLTLAAAQNPTFTPHTHFDERGLGHLALGLAKASGEPVAVIVTSGTAVANLYPAVIEAGLTGEKLVVITADRPPELIDCGANQAIRQQAIFATHPAATLDLPRPTPSVPAAWLISAIDEKMGGLTAGALHINCPFAEPLYGELDDTGLAWQQAPGEWWQSAKPWLRFEQTRAVSVQPDWAFWREQRGVVLAGRLEAQDGIAVAQWAQRIGWPLIGDVLSQTGQPLPCADLWLSHPQAVHMLTQAQIVVQFGGSLTGKRVLQWQSECQPQEYWIVDSLPGRLDPAHHAGRRLVADITDWLAHHPAQATMPWAEALQGLAAQTQRVVARELTGWGEAQVAHRLPELLAPQGQLFLGNSLTVRLVDALAQLPAGYPVYGNRGASGIDGLISTAAGVQRANGRPTLAVVGDLSALYDINALSLLREAPAPFVLIVVNNNGGQIFSMLPTPASEREKFYCMPQNVSFAPAAAMFSLHYETPDSMAALQEAVTRAWRSPVATLIELRVPETAGAQALTQLIKTVCA, from the coding sequence ATGTCGACAAGCACTTTCAACCGCCGCTGGGCCGCGGTGATCCTCGAAGCGTTGAGCCGCCACGGTGTACGCCATTTGTGCATCGCGCCGGGCTCGCGCTCCACACCACTTACTCTCGCCGCCGCGCAAAATCCGACGTTTACGCCACACACGCATTTTGATGAGCGCGGTCTTGGCCATCTTGCGCTGGGGCTTGCTAAAGCGAGCGGCGAGCCGGTGGCGGTGATTGTCACATCCGGCACGGCAGTGGCGAACCTGTATCCGGCAGTCATTGAAGCGGGCCTGACCGGTGAAAAACTGGTCGTCATCACCGCCGACCGGCCGCCCGAGTTAATCGACTGCGGCGCCAATCAGGCGATTCGTCAGCAGGCGATTTTCGCCACGCATCCTGCCGCCACGCTCGACCTGCCTCGTCCTACCCCTTCAGTACCGGCCGCCTGGCTTATCAGCGCTATCGACGAAAAAATGGGCGGCCTGACGGCGGGCGCATTGCATATCAACTGCCCGTTTGCCGAACCGCTATATGGTGAGCTGGATGACACAGGCCTTGCCTGGCAGCAGGCACCAGGCGAATGGTGGCAGAGTGCTAAACCCTGGCTGCGGTTTGAGCAGACTCGCGCGGTCAGCGTGCAGCCGGACTGGGCTTTCTGGCGCGAACAGCGCGGTGTGGTGCTGGCGGGCAGGCTTGAGGCTCAGGACGGTATTGCCGTTGCGCAGTGGGCGCAACGTATCGGCTGGCCGCTTATTGGCGATGTCCTCTCGCAAACCGGTCAACCGCTGCCGTGCGCCGACCTCTGGCTGTCGCATCCGCAAGCGGTGCATATGCTGACACAGGCGCAAATCGTCGTGCAGTTCGGTGGCAGCCTGACCGGCAAGCGTGTGCTGCAGTGGCAGAGTGAGTGTCAGCCGCAGGAATACTGGATTGTTGATTCACTGCCGGGACGCCTTGATCCGGCCCACCATGCCGGGCGTCGGCTGGTGGCAGATATCACTGACTGGCTTGCGCACCACCCGGCACAGGCGACAATGCCGTGGGCAGAGGCGCTGCAAGGGCTCGCCGCACAGACACAGCGCGTGGTAGCGCGCGAACTTACCGGCTGGGGCGAAGCGCAGGTTGCGCACCGTCTGCCGGAGCTGCTCGCGCCGCAGGGGCAATTGTTTCTTGGCAATAGTCTGACGGTGCGGCTGGTAGACGCGCTGGCGCAGTTGCCTGCCGGGTATCCGGTGTATGGCAACCGCGGCGCGAGCGGCATTGACGGGCTTATCTCCACCGCCGCCGGTGTACAGCGCGCCAACGGGCGGCCCACGCTCGCCGTAGTAGGTGATCTCTCCGCGCTTTATGACATCAATGCGCTGTCGCTGTTGCGCGAGGCACCCGCGCCTTTCGTGCTTATCGTGGTTAACAATAACGGTGGGCAGATTTTCTCAATGCTGCCGACGCCCGCCAGTGAGCGTGAGAAGTTTTACTGTATGCCGCAAAACGTCAGCTTCGCGCCCGCCGCCGCGATGTTCTCGCTCCATTACGAGACCCCGGATAGCATGGCGGCGTTGCAGGAAGCCGTGACACGCGCCTGGCGCTCACCGGTCGCAACGCTGATAGAGCTGCGCGTGCCAGAGACGGCGGGCGCGCAGGCGTTGACGCAGCTTATCAAAACGGTATGCGCCTGA
- the menF gene encoding isochorismate synthase MenF, with the protein MNTFAAALAQAEEALNDAPDSPGVYRRAFAFCAYDHDFLAWLSAQAAFPQFYWRSRDGDEEVAALGAAQAFASLDEAQAFLRQHEDEPDLRACGLNAFDPAHGFLFLPRLALHREGERASLVVTLFSEHSRRQAAEALQRNLRSLQTPRLLPPGAPPLVSRCDCPQAKAWTRLVARASEAIARGDIAKVVLARATDLRFASPPDAAALMAASREANHYCYHFYLAFSARDVFLGSTPERLWRREGCALATEALAGTVENHPDDAQASARAAWLQDDDKNRRENALVVDDICARLQAIARDVHIQVAQVVRLRRVQHLKRVIFGRLLRADDAACLRQLQPTAAVAGLPREAARRFITDNEPFDRAWYAGSAGYLSKEKTEFCVSLRAARITDDTVRLYAGAGLVAGSEAALEWQEIENKAAALLSLLTG; encoded by the coding sequence GTGAACACATTCGCCGCCGCCCTGGCGCAGGCGGAAGAGGCGCTGAACGATGCGCCCGATTCTCCCGGAGTGTACCGCCGCGCTTTCGCATTCTGCGCATATGACCACGATTTTCTTGCCTGGCTCAGCGCGCAGGCCGCTTTCCCACAGTTTTACTGGCGTTCCCGGGATGGCGACGAAGAAGTTGCGGCGCTCGGTGCCGCGCAGGCGTTCGCAAGTCTTGACGAGGCGCAGGCTTTTTTACGCCAGCACGAGGATGAGCCTGATCTGCGGGCCTGCGGGCTTAATGCCTTCGACCCGGCACACGGGTTTCTCTTCCTGCCGCGCCTGGCGCTGCACCGCGAAGGCGAAAGGGCCTCGCTTGTAGTGACTCTCTTTAGTGAACACTCACGACGGCAGGCAGCAGAAGCGCTACAGCGTAATCTTCGCTCGCTGCAAACGCCGCGGTTACTGCCGCCTGGCGCGCCGCCGCTGGTCAGCCGCTGTGATTGCCCACAAGCGAAGGCGTGGACACGGCTGGTAGCGCGCGCATCAGAGGCCATTGCCCGTGGTGATATCGCCAAAGTGGTGCTGGCGCGCGCGACCGATTTACGTTTTGCCTCGCCACCGGATGCCGCAGCGCTCATGGCCGCAAGCCGTGAGGCTAACCACTATTGTTACCATTTTTACCTGGCGTTTAGCGCACGTGACGTGTTTCTGGGCTCGACACCTGAGCGGCTGTGGCGGCGAGAAGGCTGCGCGCTTGCTACCGAGGCGCTGGCGGGCACTGTGGAAAATCATCCGGACGATGCACAGGCCAGCGCGCGTGCCGCCTGGCTGCAGGATGACGATAAAAATCGTCGCGAAAACGCGCTGGTGGTAGATGACATCTGCGCGCGGCTACAGGCCATTGCCCGTGACGTGCACATTCAGGTGGCGCAGGTTGTGCGACTGCGCCGGGTACAACATCTGAAGCGCGTCATTTTCGGGCGACTTCTGCGCGCGGACGACGCTGCGTGTTTGCGGCAATTGCAACCTACCGCTGCCGTGGCGGGCCTGCCCCGCGAAGCGGCACGGCGCTTTATTACCGATAACGAGCCTTTCGACCGGGCCTGGTATGCGGGCTCCGCGGGATATCTCTCAAAAGAGAAAACGGAGTTTTGTGTGAGTTTGCGCGCGGCGCGTATTACCGATGACACGGTGCGGCTATATGCGGGAGCAGGCCTGGTTGCAGGCTCCGAGGCCGCGCTGGAATGGCAGGAAATTGAGAACAAAGCGGCGGCGTTGCTCAGTCTGCTGACAGGCTGA
- the elaB gene encoding stress response protein ElaB, translating into MPLSSQPYETRVDDDLTLLSDTLEEILRSSGDPADQKYVELKARAEQALHDVKNRVSTASDNYYFRAKQAVYRADDYVHEKPWQGVGIGAAAGLVLGLLLARR; encoded by the coding sequence ATGCCTTTATCTTCACAACCTTATGAAACACGTGTAGACGATGACCTGACCCTGCTGAGCGATACCCTGGAAGAGATTTTGCGCTCGTCCGGCGACCCGGCAGATCAAAAATATGTCGAGCTGAAAGCACGAGCCGAGCAGGCACTGCATGACGTGAAAAACCGCGTCAGCACCGCGTCCGATAATTACTACTTCCGCGCCAAACAGGCGGTTTATCGTGCTGATGACTATGTGCATGAAAAACCGTGGCAGGGCGTGGGTATCGGCGCCGCTGCGGGCCTGGTACTGGGCCTGCTGTTAGCCCGCCGTTAA
- a CDS encoding GNAT family N-acetyltransferase, which translates to MIDWQDKHHTELDIPTLYALLKLRCEVFVVEQTCPYLDVDGEDLAGENRHLLGWRDNQLIAYARILKSNDADAPVAIGRVIVSGLARGEKLGVELMKRAVASCERNWPQSPLYLSAQAHLQAFYGQFGFMPATEIYDEDGIPHIGMRREPLPGKKA; encoded by the coding sequence ATGATCGACTGGCAGGACAAACATCATACTGAACTGGATATCCCCACGCTGTACGCACTGCTAAAGCTGCGCTGTGAAGTGTTTGTTGTTGAGCAAACGTGCCCTTACCTGGATGTGGACGGTGAAGATCTGGCAGGCGAGAACCGTCATTTGCTCGGCTGGCGCGATAATCAGCTGATTGCTTATGCGAGGATTCTGAAAAGTAACGATGCGGATGCCCCCGTCGCGATAGGGCGGGTTATTGTTTCAGGCCTGGCTCGGGGCGAAAAACTGGGTGTTGAACTCATGAAGCGTGCGGTCGCCAGCTGCGAACGCAACTGGCCGCAAAGCCCGCTATACCTGAGCGCACAGGCGCATCTTCAGGCTTTTTACGGGCAATTTGGCTTTATGCCCGCAACAGAAATCTACGACGAAGACGGCATCCCTCACATCGGAATGCGGCGCGAACCGCTGCCAGGCAAAAAAGCCTGA
- the rnz gene encoding ribonuclease Z, translated as MELTFLGTSAGLPSTTRNVTAIVLNPQNNQTGLWLFDCGEATQHQMLRASANPGKIEKIFITHLHGDHIFGLPGLLCSRSMAGCETPLEVYGPAGIAEFIETALRLSGSWTSYPLHIHEITEGQVIDDGELIVTAYPLTHPVVCYGYRIEEHEKPGTLDAAALKAAGVTPGPLFQQLKRGETVTLEDGRKLCGADYLSAPRPGKKVAIFGDTGPTAQAEALARDVDLMVHETTLEAAMAEKANSRGHSTTHQAAALARDAGAKRLVMTHFSSRYSAADCQRLLAECQSIFPASELAEDFLTLTV; from the coding sequence ATGGAACTGACATTTTTAGGCACCAGCGCCGGGTTGCCCTCGACAACGCGTAATGTAACGGCCATTGTGCTGAACCCGCAAAATAATCAGACGGGACTTTGGCTTTTCGACTGCGGCGAAGCCACGCAGCATCAGATGCTGCGCGCCAGCGCCAATCCTGGCAAGATCGAGAAAATCTTTATCACGCATCTGCATGGCGACCATATTTTTGGGCTGCCGGGCTTGCTGTGCAGCCGTTCGATGGCCGGCTGCGAGACGCCGCTTGAGGTTTACGGTCCGGCGGGCATCGCGGAGTTTATTGAGACCGCGCTGCGTCTGAGCGGATCCTGGACCAGCTACCCGCTCCACATACATGAGATTACCGAAGGACAGGTTATTGACGATGGCGAGCTTATCGTCACCGCATACCCACTCACACATCCTGTCGTGTGTTATGGCTATCGCATTGAAGAGCACGAGAAGCCGGGTACGCTGGACGCGGCAGCACTAAAAGCAGCAGGCGTGACGCCAGGACCGCTGTTTCAGCAACTTAAACGCGGTGAGACCGTAACGCTTGAAGACGGGCGAAAGCTGTGCGGTGCGGATTACCTGAGCGCGCCGCGCCCGGGCAAAAAAGTGGCAATTTTTGGCGACACCGGCCCGACAGCGCAGGCCGAGGCGCTGGCGCGCGATGTGGACCTCATGGTGCATGAAACCACTCTTGAAGCAGCGATGGCAGAAAAAGCCAATAGCCGCGGCCACTCCACAACCCACCAGGCAGCCGCGCTTGCCCGCGATGCGGGCGCGAAACGTCTGGTAATGACGCATTTCAGCTCCCGCTATAGCGCAGCCGATTGCCAGCGGCTGTTGGCAGAGTGTCAGTCTATTTTCCCGGCAAGCGAACTGGCGGAAGATTTCCTGACGCTCACCGTGTAA
- the nuoN gene encoding NADH-quinone oxidoreductase subunit NuoN, which produces MTITTQQLIALLPLLIVGLTVVVVMLSIAWRRNHFLNATLSVVGLNAALLSLWFVGQAGAMDVTPLMRVDGYAMLYTGLVLLASLATCTFAYPWLQGYNDNKEEFYLLVLIAAMGGILLANANHLASLFLGIELISLPLFGLVGYAFRQKRSLEAAIKYTILSAAASSFLLFGMALVYAQSGSLSFVALGKSLADNMLHEPLLLAGLGLMIVGLGFKLSLVPFHLWTPDVYQGAPAPVSTFLATASKIAIFGVVMRLFLYAPIGESEAVRVVLGVLAFASIIFGNLMALTQTNIKRLLGYSSISHLGYLLVALIALKSDNMSMETVGVYLAGYLFSSLGAFGVVSLMSSPYRGPDADSLYSYRGLFWHRPILSAVMTVMMLSLAGIPMTLGFIGKFYVLAVGVQSNLWWLTGAVVVGSAIGLYYYLRVAVSLYLNAPQQLNRDVPSNWAYSAGGVVVLISALLVLVLGVWPQPLISLVRLATPYM; this is translated from the coding sequence ATGACAATAACTACTCAACAATTGATCGCGCTGCTACCGCTGCTGATCGTCGGATTGACGGTGGTAGTTGTGATGCTCTCCATTGCGTGGCGACGTAACCACTTCCTGAATGCCACGCTGTCAGTCGTTGGTCTTAACGCCGCGCTGCTGTCGCTGTGGTTTGTGGGCCAGGCGGGAGCAATGGATGTCACGCCGCTGATGCGTGTGGATGGTTACGCCATGCTGTATACCGGCCTGGTGCTGCTGGCGAGCCTCGCAACCTGTACCTTCGCTTATCCGTGGTTACAGGGTTACAACGATAACAAAGAAGAGTTCTACCTGCTGGTGCTGATTGCCGCCATGGGTGGGATTCTTCTTGCGAACGCCAATCATCTGGCCTCGCTGTTCCTGGGTATTGAGCTGATCTCGCTGCCGCTGTTTGGCCTGGTGGGCTACGCCTTTCGTCAAAAGCGCTCGCTGGAAGCCGCCATTAAGTACACCATTCTGTCCGCTGCCGCCTCGTCGTTCCTGCTGTTTGGTATGGCGCTGGTGTACGCGCAGTCTGGCAGCCTGTCGTTCGTGGCGCTCGGTAAGAGCCTCGCGGACAACATGCTGCACGAGCCGCTGCTGCTGGCCGGTCTGGGTCTTATGATTGTTGGCCTTGGCTTTAAACTTTCTCTGGTGCCTTTCCATCTCTGGACGCCGGACGTTTACCAGGGCGCGCCTGCGCCAGTCTCGACCTTCCTGGCAACCGCAAGCAAAATCGCTATTTTCGGCGTCGTGATGCGTCTGTTCCTCTATGCACCGATCGGTGAAAGTGAAGCGGTGCGCGTAGTGTTAGGCGTACTGGCGTTCGCCTCCATCATCTTCGGTAACCTGATGGCGCTGACCCAGACCAACATCAAACGTCTGCTCGGTTACTCTTCCATCTCGCATCTGGGTTATCTGCTGGTGGCGTTGATTGCCCTGAAAAGCGACAACATGTCGATGGAAACCGTTGGCGTGTACCTGGCAGGCTATTTGTTCAGCAGCCTGGGCGCGTTCGGTGTCGTGAGCCTGATGTCCAGCCCGTACCGTGGCCCGGATGCTGATTCGCTCTACTCCTACCGCGGCTTGTTCTGGCACCGTCCGATCCTGTCCGCTGTAATGACGGTGATGATGCTGTCGCTTGCGGGTATCCCGATGACGCTGGGCTTTATCGGTAAATTTTATGTGCTGGCCGTCGGTGTTCAGTCGAACCTGTGGTGGCTGACGGGTGCTGTGGTCGTGGGATCTGCGATTGGTCTCTACTACTATCTGCGCGTGGCGGTAAGTCTGTATCTCAACGCACCGCAGCAGCTGAACCGTGATGTGCCGTCCAACTGGGCGTACAGCGCAGGTGGCGTGGTGGTACTGATTTCCGCGCTTCTGGTGCTGGTGCTCGGTGTATGGCCGCAGCCGCTGATTAGTCTGGTACGTCTGGCAACGCCATATATGTAA
- the nuoM gene encoding NADH-quinone oxidoreductase subunit M, giving the protein MLLPWLILIPFIGGFLCWQTERFGVKVPRWIALITMGLTLALSLQLWLQGGYSLSQSGEFPKWQDQFILDWIPRFGITIHLAIDGLSLLMVVLTGLLGVLAVLCSWNEIEKYQGFFHLNLMWILGGVIGVFLAIDMFLFFFFWEMMLVPMYFLIALWGHKASDGKTRITAATKFFIYTQASGLVMLIAILALVFVHFNATGEWSFNYEQLLKTPMSHGVEYLLMLGFFIAFAVKMPVVPLHGWLPDAHSQAPTAGSVDLAGILLKTAAYGLLRFALPLFPNASAEFAPIAMWLGVIGIFYGAWMAFTQYDIKRLIAYTSVSHMGFVLIAIYTGSQLAYQGAVIQMIAHGLSAAGLFILCGQLYERLHTRDMRQMGGLWSKIRWLPALSMFFAVATLGMPGTGNFVGEFMILFGSFQVVPVITVISTFGLVFASVYSLAMLHRAYFGQPKSEAARQEIRGLSPRELFMILLLVVLLVLLGFYPQPILDTSHSAMSNIQQWFTDSVSTTRP; this is encoded by the coding sequence ATGTTACTACCCTGGCTAATATTAATTCCCTTTATCGGCGGCTTCCTGTGCTGGCAGACCGAACGCTTCGGCGTCAAGGTGCCACGCTGGATAGCGCTGATTACGATGGGGCTGACGTTGGCGCTTTCTCTGCAACTCTGGTTGCAGGGCGGCTACTCTCTGAGTCAATCCGGCGAGTTTCCGAAGTGGCAGGATCAATTCATTCTCGACTGGATCCCGCGTTTCGGTATTACCATCCATTTAGCCATCGACGGTCTGTCGCTGCTGATGGTGGTACTGACCGGTCTGCTCGGCGTGCTGGCGGTACTCTGCTCCTGGAATGAAATCGAAAAATATCAGGGCTTTTTCCATCTCAACCTGATGTGGATCCTGGGCGGCGTTATCGGCGTGTTTCTGGCCATCGACATGTTCCTGTTCTTCTTCTTCTGGGAAATGATGCTGGTGCCGATGTACTTCCTGATAGCCTTGTGGGGCCATAAGGCATCGGACGGTAAAACACGTATTACCGCGGCAACCAAGTTTTTCATTTATACCCAGGCGAGCGGTCTGGTGATGTTGATTGCTATTCTGGCGCTGGTGTTCGTTCACTTTAATGCGACCGGCGAGTGGTCTTTCAACTACGAACAGCTCCTGAAAACCCCGATGTCCCACGGCGTGGAATATCTGCTGATGCTGGGCTTCTTCATTGCATTTGCAGTGAAAATGCCAGTGGTGCCGCTGCACGGCTGGCTGCCAGATGCGCACTCACAGGCTCCGACGGCGGGTTCTGTGGACCTTGCGGGTATTCTGCTGAAAACCGCTGCTTATGGTCTGCTGCGCTTCGCGCTGCCGCTGTTCCCGAACGCCTCCGCTGAATTCGCGCCAATTGCCATGTGGCTTGGCGTTATCGGTATTTTCTATGGCGCGTGGATGGCCTTTACGCAGTACGACATCAAACGTCTTATCGCGTACACCTCCGTTTCCCACATGGGCTTCGTACTGATTGCCATCTATACCGGCAGCCAGCTTGCTTATCAGGGTGCGGTTATTCAGATGATTGCCCACGGTCTTTCCGCGGCAGGTCTGTTTATTCTGTGCGGTCAGCTCTATGAGCGTCTGCATACTCGCGATATGCGCCAGATGGGCGGGCTGTGGAGCAAAATTAGATGGCTCCCGGCGCTGTCGATGTTCTTTGCTGTGGCGACGCTTGGCATGCCAGGCACCGGTAACTTCGTTGGCGAATTCATGATCCTGTTCGGCAGCTTCCAGGTAGTGCCGGTGATTACCGTTATCTCAACGTTTGGCCTGGTATTCGCCTCCGTTTACTCACTGGCGATGCTGCATCGCGCTTATTTCGGTCAGCCGAAGAGCGAAGCGGCGCGTCAGGAAATTCGCGGTCTGTCGCCGCGCGAGCTGTTTATGATCCTGCTGCTGGTGGTGCTTCTGGTACTGCTGGGCTTTTATCCCCAGCCAATTCTGGATACATCCCATTCGGCGATGAGCAATATTCAGCAGTGGTTTACCGATTCTGTTTCAACTACAAGGCCGTAA